The DNA sequence GTCTATATATCACAGCTGACCATCCCTGGTTATACACCCATACCTTATTGGATACCGCAAGGATGTGGGTCCAGAACGGTGGGCAAGCCCTCTACATAGACGAAGTACATAAGTATGCCAATTGGTCACGCGAGATAAAGAATATCTATGACGGATATCCAAAATTACAGCTTTTTTTTACAGCATCATCTGCGCTCGATATCTATCGCGGAGAAAGCGATCTCAGCCGTCGAGTGTTGACTTTTACGTTACCAGGAATGTCTTTCAGGGAATACCTGAATTTGATGTATGGACGAGCCTTGGCACCAGTTTCGTTAACGGAGTTACTAAGCAACCCCATCGAAATATCGTCAACCCTCAGAAAACAAATTGAAATCCCTATTCCATTGTTCCATGAATATCTCATGAAAGGATACCTGCCATTCGTACACGACGATCGGGGGAAGTCTTATCTTCCAAAGCTCATGCGGGTTATTGAGACTTCAATCACCGATGACCTGGCATTCATCGAAAACTATTCCGCCACCCATATCGTCAAGATCAAGAAACTCCTTGGCGTGATCGCAGAGTCCGCCCCATTTGAACCCAATATATCCTCACTTGCCCAAAAACTTCAGCTGGGCCGCGATACAGTCAACAATTTCCTGCATCAACTAGAACGAGCATTCCTCCTCAACCTCGCCAACAGACCATCGGAAGGAGTGGCTGCTCTGCAAAAGCCAGACAAAATATATCTTGAGAATACCAATCTGTCTTACGCATTGAGAGAACATCCCGACCCCGGAACAACCCGCGAAACCTTTTTCCTCAATCAACTACGTAATGCCGGTTACAAAATACATTTGGCTGGAAAAGGTGACTTTCTGGTAGACAAAACCTATACGTTTGAGGTTGGGGGACGCAATAAGTCCATCAAACAAATCGCTGGAATACCGAACGCTTATATCGTTTCAGATAACATCGAGATCGGGTTTAACAACAAAATCCCGCTTTGGTTATTCGGGTTTCTTTACTAGCCTGCCGCGGATTTGATGAAAAAATCCATATGAATATAAGCTTACTCACAAGAGGCGATCTAAGCATTCTTCAGGGTCAGGCTTTTCGTCCTTTATAGCCTCTAAAGTAATTTTGAGAAACCTATTCCTTCTCCAAAGCGGTACCCCAGTGTAATTTCATGCGTCCCGTCATTGACCTGCCCCAGGCGGTAACTGTTCAGGCCGAACTGGTAACTGTAGCCGAAGCGGAGCCGGTTATTCAGAAACACGGAAAGAATGGCGCCCATTTCATTGTTGGTGCGGTAGTTCAGCCCCAGTCCGATGGCTTCTTTCAAATACAGCGTAGTAGAAATATCGGCATGCAGTGGAATGTTGGAAGCGTAAGAAGCCAGGATGGCGGGTTTTATCTTAATATCTTCTCCCAGGGAACCCAGGAAACCCATCATCAGGTAATAATGGTTTTTAAAATACCGGGAATCCTCCACCGATGCCCTTCCCAGCTCACGGAAACTGATGCGGGGCACGGAAACGCCGGCGTAGAATTTCTCGGGAATAAAGTACATCAGTCCCAGCCCTAGTGTACCGACGGTTTCCAGGATGTCGTCCTGGAAGAGCGGATCATGCGGGTCCAGCCCGGAATAGCGGGCCTCATACCTGCGCACCCCAAAGCTCATGGAAGCGGCCAGGTACTCTTTTTCCGAGAGGCGGACGGACTTGGCCAGGAAAGCGCTGGCCTCGGTCATTTTCTCCGGCCCGAACTCATCGTGCATGATATTGAGCCCGGCCGCCGCCCCGATGGAAGCAAGGGGCAGGTGCCCGTTAGCGATCAGCGTAGAGGGCGCCCCGTCGATGCCCACCCACTGCTTGCGAACCAGGGCATGCACCGCCCCGGCCTTATCCAGCAGGGAATAGGTGGCGTTGATAGGAGCGAGGTTATCCATGTACTGGGTATAGGTGAAGGGCTGCTGAGCGTATGCCAGTCCCGTAGTACAAAGCAGCAGTAAAAGCGTGTTGTATATCGTTTTCATGTTGAATTTCATGTTAATTAGTGCTGAATTTCATGACAAACCATCCCGTTTTACGTTTCCACTGGCCGCCGGCCTTGAATTCCAGCAGGTAGAAATACGTGCCCTGGGGAGGAACTCATAATTGACCCGGGTATTGGCTATTCCTTTGAAGACACGGCTGCCGTTATCATAGCCCTGGATCTCGAATACCTTGGCTCCGCTGCGGGTGACGATGGTCATCTTGTTTTCGGGGTAATCGCGGATGCCTTCCACCAGCAGGAACTCGTTGATGCCGTCGCTGTTGGGAGAAACTACCTGGTGTACTTTTATGAGATTGCCGGCCGGGTCCACTACCAGCAGCTGGCGGCTCACAGGTTCCGCCGGCAGGTAATTCGCGTTGCCAGGCTGCACCGCGGTGATGAACGACGTTCCCAGGCGAAGGATCTCCAGCTGGTTTTCCCCGGCGCCGCCGGCCACAATAGCCACCTGGTCATCGGAACTGCTGAGCGTGACCGGTAAGCCTGAGGAAGCGCTGATCTGCAGGGCAATGATACCGGCATCGCGTTCTACTTCCCCGGGCAAAACAAAGTCGATGGTCTGCGAGGCTTTATGGACGATGAGTTCCCTTGATATAGAAGGCCTGTTATCGTAATTAGGGTTTTCGGCCAGGGTTGCGGTGATCACGGCCGTACCCGCCCCGGTGATATGCACCATGCCATTGATGATCTCAGCCACACCGGTATTAGAACTGCTGTAGAGGATCGTTTCCTCGGGTCGGGCCTCGGCCCCCGGGTCAAAGTCGGCATCGCCATAGGTTTTTTCCGGCAGGGCTTCAAAGACCAGGCTGCGCGTAGCCGGTATAACGGTCAATGTGCCGTTCACATAGCTGATCTGGTAGTTTTCCGATGCAGCGCCGCTGGTCGTGATGGGATAGATTCCCGGCGGGGACGTTTCGTTAGCGGTGGTCACCGCCGTTGGAAGGGCCGCCAGATCATCTTCATTCTCTCCGGAAACAAAGCCCTGGTAATTAAAGGTGAACACGGGGTTCTCCCAGCCGAACTTCCTGGTTTTGTTCACAGCGGTAATGACCAACGGGGCTTTGCTTACCCGGAGCGCTCCACTCTTATAAACGATTTCGTAATTGTCTGCCGAATAGCCGCCGGGCACGATCAAGTATTCCCCGGTGTTTACTGCTCCCTGCGAGTTGCCGGTATAGTTTAACGTTCCTTCCAGCAAGGCATCGGTGTCATCGTATTGCCAGCCGGTCACGGTTACGCCGTTTCCGCCGCTGTAAGCCGCGCCGTCGTAGGTTTTGGAGTCGTCCACTGCGGTAATGGTCAGCATGGCTGGCTTTATTGTTAGTTCCTGTATCACCGGCGGAACATTCTCGTAATTGGGATCATCGGGCAGGAAAGCGGTGATCTCGATTTCGCCCGCTCCAACAATCTGAATAAAACCTCCGGCAGTGACGAGCGCCACGTTTTCATTGGAGGAAGCATATTCCACCTGGCGGCCATCACTAGAAGTAGCGGCGGGGTCGAAGTCCGGGGCGCCGTAGACGACGGCCTCCGGGGCAGGGAAGGTGATCACCGCCTTTTCAGCAGGCGTAGTGGTCAATGTTCCGGGTTGGTAACTAAACGTATAGTTCCCAAGGGCTTCGTAGCCCGAAGGAATGATTTCGTAGATACCCACGTCAGTTGCTCCCTGGGAACTTCCGCTGTAACTCAGCGTGCCTTCCAGCAGCGCATCGGTGTCCTCGTACTGCCAGCCGGTGGTTGTCACGCCATTGCCGCCGCTGTAGGGGGCGCCGTCATAAGTTTTGGAATCGTCGTTGGCGATAACGGTCAAGGTTGCCGGGTTCACTACCAGCACCCTGGTGACCGGGTCGGCATTTTCGTAGTTAGGATCGATCGCCAGGCTGGCGGTGATCTCTGTAGTACCTGCGCCGATGATCTGTATTTCCCCTGCGGAAGTGATCACGGCCACATTTTCATCGGAGCTTGTGTATTCCACTTCGCTGTCGTTGCTGGCAGAAGCTCCGGGAGCGAAATCAGCGAAGCCATATATAACATCTTCCAGCTCCGGGAAGTTGATCACGACGTTTCCAGCCGGAATGATCGTAAGGGTCCCGGGTTGGTAATTAAGCGTGTAGTTATCCAGCAGCTCGTAGCCCGAAGGAATGATCTCATACGCTCCTGCGTCTATGGCGCCTTGGGAACTTCCGTTGTAACTTACCATGCCCTCAAGTAGTGCATCGGTGTCCTCGTATTGCCAACCGGCCACCGTTACCCCGTTTCCGCCGCTGTAAGCGAGTCCGTCATAGGTTTTGGAATCATCGTCTGCGGTAACGGTTAGGGGAGCGGGACTTACTACCAGTTCCCGGGAGACTGGCATGACGTCCTCGTAATTTTGATCTTCGGGCAAGATGGCGGTGATATTCGTGGTGCCTGCACCAACAATCTGAACCAGTCCGTTGATCGTGATTATGGCCACATTTTCATCGGAGCTTGTATATTCGATCTGTCTGCCATCGCTGGACGTAGCATCGGGGTCGAAGTCGGGATCTCCATAAATCATGGGATCCGGTTGCGGGAAATTGATCACGACCTGCCCGGCAGGAATAATAGTCAGCGTGCCGGGTTGGTAGTTAAAAGTGTAGTTGTTAAGGGGTGTATACCCGGCAGGAATAATTTCATATTGCCCGACTGCGGCGGCGCCTTGCGAGTTTCCGCTGTAACCCAATGTCCCCCGAGCAGCGCATCGGTGTCCTCATACTGCCAGCCGGTGATTGTCACGCCGTTTCCGCCGTTGTAAGCCGTTCCATCGTAAGTCCTTGAATCATCGGCAGCTGTAACGGTCAAGGTGGCCGGATTCACGACCAGTTCCCTGGTTACGGGCGCGGCATCTTCGTAATTGGGGTCTTCCGAAAGGCTGGCGGTAATTTCGGTGGTGCCTGCGCCGATGATCCGGATTAGGTCATCGGAAGTAATAACGGCTACATTTTCATTAGAGCTTGTATATCCCACTTCCCGGCCGTCGCTGGAAATAGCTCCCGCATCGAAGTCCGGAGCGCCGTAGACGACCTGTTCCAGTTCGGAAAAGGTGATGGCCGCCTGCCCGGCCGGGGTGATGGTCAGGGTTCCGGGCCGGTACTCGAACAGGTAATTTTCAAGCGGCTCGTAGCCTGACGGAATAATTTCATACACCCCTGCGTCTACGGCGCTTTGCGAACTTCCGCTGTAACTCAATGTTCCTTCCAACAGGGCATCCGTATCATCGTACTGCCAGCCGGTGACTGTAGCGCCGTTACCACCGGTGTAAGCTGTTCCGTCGTAAGTTTTGGAATCATCGTTAGCCGTAATAGTGAGGGTAGCCGGGTTCACAACCAGTTCATGTGTAACCGGTGTGGCGTCGTCGTAATTCGGGTCTTCCGGCAAGCTGGCGGTAATTTCTGTGGTGCCTGCGCCGATGATCTGCAGGAAACCTTCGGAGGTGATCACCGCCACATCCGGGTTGGAGCTGGCATATTCCACCTGCCGGCTGTCGCTGGAGGAAGCGCTGGGGTTAAAATCGGCTGCTCCGTAAACAACATCTTCCAGCTCAGGGAAGTTGATCACGACATTTCCAGCCGGAATGATCGTAAGGATTCCCGGCTGATAATCGAATGTATAATTATTGAGCGGATCGAAACCTTCCGGAATGATCTCATAAGTGCCCACGCTGATAGCTCCCTGGGAATCGCCCGAATAGGAGACAGTTCCTGTCAGCAGTGCATCAGTATCGTCATACTGCCAGCCGATAATGGTTATGCCACCGCCACCGCTGTAAGGCGTTCCATCAAACGTCTTGGAATCGTTATTTGCGGTAATCGTTAGAGCAGCCGGGTTCACCAATAGTTCCCGCGTTACTGGCACAGCATCCTCGTAATTTGGATCTTCGGGTAAACTTGCTGTAATATCGGTGGTGCCTGCGCCGATGATCCGGATCAGGCCCTCGGAGGTAATAACGGCTACATTCTCATTGGAGCTAACATATTCTACCTCGTTATTGCCGCTGGCCGAAGCTCCGGGAGCGAAATCAGCCGCGCCGTATACAACGGCTTCCATTTCAGGGAAGGTGATCACGGGAGCCTCGCCTGAGGCGATTGTCAGATTCACGGCCAGCGTAGCCGCGCAGCCGGAAGCATCTTCCGCCTGAAGGGTGAATGTAACGTCTCCGGCGCTTTCGGGGATGCCGCTGATCTCACCCGTTTCGGTGTTAAGTTCGAGCCAGTCAGGCAGTTCGCCTTGGGAAACCGACCAGGTGTAGGGCTCGCTTCTTCCGGAAACGCTGAACGTGAAGTTATAGGCGACATCTACCGTGCCTGCGGGGGGAGTGCCGGTAATTTCAACGAGGGTAACGCCGAGCGCTGCTGCGTCGCTTTCCAGTGTGCTGCATTCATTGCTGATCAGGCAGCGATAAAGTCCGGCTGTTTCAGATGCTGCCGCGGCGATGGTGAGGGTAGCGGTGGCGACGCCTGAATAAACGGTGTTTTCTTCCAGGTCGGTGAAGGTGGTCCCGCCGTCGGAACTGAACTGCCATTGGTAGGTGAGGTCGCCGCCGGTAGCTTCCAGGCTGAAGCTTGTTTCGGTTCCGAAGCAAACCGTTCTCTCCAGGGGCTGTTCGGCGATGAGGATGTCGGGGCAGGCTCCCTGGTACTCGTAAGCGCCCATGTCCACGATTCCGCCGCCCGTCAGGTCATATACGCGCGCATTTCCTGCCAGGTCCGTGTCATCGGCCAAATCTCCTCCGGCATCGGTGTAAAGGGTATTGCTTCCGCCATCTACGGCAGGACCTGGTACTAGTCTGAAATCAGCGTTGGCCGTATCTGCGAAGGGATTGGAAGTTGTAACGATATTGTTCCCGCCGTCTGTGCCCCAGTCCGTATTCCAGGAGGTGGCGCCGCCTATTAAACTATACTTAAAAACAGGTGTACTAAAATTATTGGATATATTGGAAACGGAAGCATCTGCCAGCGTGTTTCCAAAAACAATAGAATTGATAACAGCCGGGGTACCGCCATTATTTTGCATTCCGCCCCCACCGGTTTGCGTCACATTATTCGAAATAATCGTATTCACGATGATTGGAAAAGAAGTGACGTTATTTTCTATTCCGCCCCCACCGGTCTGCGCCGAATTATTGGAGATAATCGTATTCAGTATGGTTGGAGAAGAGTTTAAATTGTACATTCCGCCCGCGCTGACTTGCGTCGAATTATTCGAGATGGTTGTATTCAGGATGATTGGGGAAGAGTTTATATTGTACATTCCACCACCAATGTTTCCTGCAGAATTATTAGAGATCGATGTATTCAGGATAGTTGGGGAAGAATTTAAATTAATCATTCCACCACCATAGCGGCGTAGAGTTAAAAGTCCGTTTACCTTAATGCGATTTTCACCATCCGCATTTCCACCAGAGATGATCAGTCCATTCGGACCTGCATTACCCACATCACCGGCAGAAATAACCACATGATAGCTATTATCACTGTTGTCGTCCGCTGTGCCTATATCGCCGTTAAGAATGGTCGGGTTAGCGTCCCAATCCCTGTCGCTTAAGCCCGGATTACCGGTATCGGGGAAGCCGCCGTAGAGTTTCACGTTTTTCACCATCACAAAGGCGTTGTCCCTGCCGCCGTCTGCGGTGTAGCTGCCGTCGGCGGCGCTGTAAAGCGGCATGTAAGTGCCTTTGGCGATGAAGATGCGCAGGCTGTCGTTTTGCAGCCAGTTGCCATCGGCGTCGTGCTGCTGCCTGGCCCATTTCAGGGCGTCCGCCAGCTCAGGGATGGCGTTGGCCCAACTGTCGCCGCTTCCATTGCCGCCGGATACATTTTGATTGACATAAAGGATATTCCCTGTGCCGGGAGTAACTGGCGTTCCCTGGTATTCATAAGCGCCCATGTCCACGATGCCGCCGCCCGCCAGGTCATATACGCGTGCATTCCCGGCCAGGTCCGTGTCATTGTCCAAATCTCCTCCGGCATCGGTGTAAAGGGTATTGTTTCCGCCATTTATGGCAGCAGCGCCGGGTTTCAGGCTGAAATCAGCGTTGGCCGTATCCGCGAAGGGATTGGAAGTTGTAACGATATTATTCCTGCGGTCCGTACCCCAGTCGGCATTCCACGAGGCAGCGCCGCCTACCAGACTATATTTAAAAACAGGCGTACTTGCATTCTCATTGAGGATATCGGAAACAGAAGCATCTGCCAGCTTGTTTCCAAAAACAATAGAATTGTTGACAACCGGGGAAGAAGAATCATTATACATTCCGCCTCCGTCATATTCAGCCGAATTATTCGAGATAGTCGTATTCAGGATGGTTGGGGAAGAGTTAGAATTACCCATTCCGCCGCCATAATTCGCCGAATTATTCGAAATAGTCGTATTCAGGATGGTTGGGGAAGATCCAAGATTGTACATTCCGCCACCGTTTAGGGCTGAATTATTCGAGATACTCGTATTCAGGATGGTTGGGGAAGAGCTAGAATAAAGATTACCGATTCCGCCGCCATAGTTCGCCGAATTATTCGAGATCGATGTATTCAGGATAGCAGGGGAAGAAGATGAATTTAATATTCCTCCACCATCGCGGCGGGAAGATCCCAATCCGTTTACGGTAATGGAAAATGCGCCATTCGCATTTCCACCGGAAATAACCAATCCGTTCAGGCAGGCATTACCCACATCGCCGCCGGAAACAACCACATGATAGGTATTATCACTGTTGTCGTCCGCTGTGCCTATATCGCCGCTAAGAATGGTCGGATTGGCGTCCCAATCCCTGTCGCTTATGCCCGGATTACCGGTATCGGGGAAGCCGCCGTAGAGTTTAACGTTTTTCACCATCACAAAGGCGTTGTCCCTGCCGCCGTCTGCGGTGTAGCCGCCGTCTTCGGCACTGTAAAGCGGCTTGTAAGTGCCTTTGGCGATGAAGATGCGCAGGCTGTCGTTTAGCAGCCAGTTGTTGTCGGCATCGTGCTGTTGCCTGGCCCATTTCAGGGCGTCCGCCAGTTCGGGGATGGCATTGGCCCAGCTGTCGCCGCTTCCGTTACCGCCGGATACACTTTGATTGACATAAAGGATATTTCCTGTGCCGGGAGTAACAGGCATGCCCTGGTATTCATAAGCGCCCATGTCCACGGTTCCGCCGCCGATCTCATCATATATTCGCGGATTGCCTGCTAAATCGGTGGAATTCCAGGCAGGAATACTGTCATTCAAACCGGTATTGACGCCGGGGCTCGTTATCCGTAACCGGTAATTACGTGCTGCCGGATCCGCAAACTGCGGATCTATATCCAGGTTACCTGTACCAGTATAGCCGCCCTCTACGATGCTGTAAGTGACGATGGGCTTGGCCCCTGCATAACCTGTCACATGATTATTGTCGGCAGTAGTTGTATTACCCCATAAAATACTATTGGAAATACTGGGAATGGTGAACAATGGTTCGTCGATATAAACGGCTCCGCCATATTGGGCTGTGTTATTGGCAAATACACAATTTATAACCGTTAGCTTACCAAAAAAATTATTATAAATGCCTCCGCCGTATTCAGCAGTATTATTTATAATGACGCTGTTAATAACCGTTAAATCTCCGGCGTCATTCCCAATGCCGCCTGCCTGGAGGCCGGCAAAGTTATTGGAAACAATACAATTGCTGATAATCATCTTACCGGCCGAGTTTCCGATGCCGCCTACCGAGCCGGCGGAAACGTTTCCTCCTGTTACTTCGAAGCCATCGAATACAACTAAACCGGTACTGTTCATGTTCCCGACTACACTGCCATCGTTACCTTTCAATATGCTTTTATTCCCTGCGCTCAAATTCCGATCAGAAAGGCTTTGTTCCGTCCCGGCAAACCCTCCGTATATCTCCAAGGCTGTTTTAATTAGAAAAGGTATGCCGTTTGAAGGCTGATAAGTTCCTTTCGCCACCCATATCTGCCGTACGGAATCCGCAGGAGAACCGGCAGCGGCGGCATTGATGGCTTCGGCCGATGCGAGTGCGATGTCAAAGGATGCCAGCGCTGTCGCCCAGCTGCTGCCGTCGCCGCCGGGAGCAGCTGCGCTGTCCACGTAGATAATGCCATTGGCGTCGGGATGAATGACAACTGGTCTCTGATCCTCGTAAGCCCCCATATCTATGGCAGCGCCGAAAATTCTTGGATTGTTCGCCAGGTCGGTAGTAGCACTATTAACAGAATTATCCCCTGTATTAATAGCCGGGCTATTGGAAGCCAGGCTAAAGTCACCGTTGGCTGCATCTGCGAAGGGACTGGCATTGGTGATGATATTGCCGCCGCCATCGGTGCCCCAATCGCTATCCCAACTGTTATTGCCTTCCATCAAACTGTACCGGAAAGTATTTGCACTGCCGGTGGTGTTGATGATATTATTTCCTGTGGCTGCCGTATTTCCATATAAGATGGAGTTATTTACGGAAGGACTGGAGGCATTATTCGCCATTCCGCCACCGCTGCCGGCAGTAGTGTTCCCCGCGATGGTTACGTTCGTTAAGACGGGATCGGAACCATTAAAATTACGGATTCCGCCGCCGTTGGTGCCGGCGCTATTCCCGGAAATGGCTGCATTGGTCAAGTGCGGGCTGGAGCTGATGTTATACATTCCTCCGCCGGATCCTGCTGTGTTTCCTGAAATGATCAGATTGGTCAGGGCAGGGGCGGAAGCAAGATTGTAGATTCCGCCTCCGGCAATAACCTGTACCGTCTGGCCATTGACCGTAATGGTGCCACTTCCGGTTGCATTTCCCCCGGTAATGGTAAAGCCGTTAATCAGCGCATTGCCCACATCGCCGGCAGAAAGAACCACATGGTAGGTATTATCACTGTTGTTGTCCGCTGCGCCTATATCGCCGCTAAGAATGGTCGGATTGGCATTCCAATCCCTGTCGTCAAAGCCCGGATTACCGGTATCGGGGAAGCCGCCGTAAAGCTGGACGTTTTTCACCATCACAAAGGCGTTGTCTCTGCTCCCGTCTGTGGTATAGGCGCCATCCTCGGCATTATATAGCGGCTTATAAGTGCCTTTGGCGATGAAGATGCGCAAGGGGTCGTTTTGCAGCCAGTTGTTGTCGGCATCGTGCTGTTGTCTGGCCCATTTTAAGGCATCGGACAGATTTTTTAAGGCCGTTGCCCAACTGCTGCCATCGCCGCCAGGAGCAGCCGCACTGTCCACATAGAGGATACCGTTGGCGTCGGGGCGCAACGGGTTGCCCTGAAACTCGTAGGCACCCATATCAACAATGCCGCCATTGGTCAGATCATATACGCGCGCATTTCCCGCCAGATCTTTATTATTGGCCAAATTTCCGCCCGCATCGGTGTAAAGCGTATTGCTTCCGCCATTTATGGCAGCAGCGCCGGGTTTCAGGCTGAAATCACCATTGGCTGCATCTGTGAAGGGATTGGAAGTTGTAATGATATTATTCCCGCCGTCGGTACCCCAGTCCGTATTCCACGAGGTGGCGCCGCCCACTAAACTATATTTGAAAACAGCAGTACTGAACCCCCATTCTCATTGAATATATTGGAAACAGTAGCATCTGCCAGCCTGTTTCCAAAAACAATAGAATTATTTACAACCAGGGAAGATTGAAAATTAGCCACTCCACCAACAAGGTCTTCTGCCGAATTATTCGAGATTGTTGTATTCAGGATAGTTGGGGAAGAGTTATAATTATACACTCCGCCACCGCCGGCTTGCGCCGAATTATTTGAGATAATCGTACTCACGATGGTTGGGGAAGATTGATAATTGTACATTCCGCCACCATGTTCTGCCGAATTATTCGAGATAAAGGTATTCAGGATGGTTGGGTGAGCAGAAATGAAATTGTACATCCCGCCACCATATTCTGCTGAATTATTCGAGATCATTATATTCAGGATGGTCGGGGAAGAGGATTGATTAAACATTCCGCCACCACTGTTTTGATCAAAAACGTTTTGGTTTATGAGAATGTAATTTTCCCCATTCGCATTTCCACCAGAAATGGTCAGTCCGTTCAGGCCGGCATTATCCACATAGCCGCAAGAAATAACCACATGATAGGTATTATCACTGTTGTCGTCCGGTGTGCCTATATCGCCGCTAAGAATGGTCGGATTGGCGTTCCAATCCCTGTCGCCAATGCCCGGATTGCCGGTATCGGGGAAGCCGCCGTAGAGCTGCACGTTTTTCACCAGCACAAAGGCGTTGTCTCTGCTCCCGTCTGTGGTATAGGCGCCATCCTCGGCATTATATAGCGGCTTGTAAGTGCCTTTGGCGATGAAGATGCGCAGGCTGTCGTTTTGCAGCCAGTTGTTGTCGGCATTATGCTGCTGCCTCGCCCATTTCAGGGCGTCTGCCAGTTCGGGAATGGCATTGGCCCAACTGTCGCCGCTGCCGTTACCGCCGGATACATTTTGATTGACATAAAGGATATTCCCTGTGCCGGGAGTAACAGGCGTTCCCTGGTACTCGTAAGCACCCATATCGATAATGCCGCTACTGGCTTGGTTATATACCCTGTGCTGGCCGGCCAGATCGTTATCGTCTGCGATATTCCCGCCGGCATTGGTATAAAGTGTATTGTTTCCTGCATTAACAGCAGGAGATGCGACGGTTAACCGATAGTTCCTTGTATCGGCATCTGCAAAAGGACTCGTGGTCGCGATGATGTTGTTGCCATCATCGGTACCCCAGTTGCTATCCCAACTACTGCCTTCCAGCAGGCTGTACCGGAAAGCAATTGTACTGCCGACGGCGTTGATGATGTTATTTCCTGTGGCTGCCGTATTTCCATATAAGATGGAGTTATTTACAGAAGGACTGGAGGCATTATTCGCCATCCCGCCGCCGCTGCCGGCAGTAGTGTTCCCCGCGATGGTTACGTTTGTTAAGACGGGATCGGAACCATTAAAATTACGGATTCCGCCGCCGTTGGTGCCGGCGCTATTCCCGGAAATAGCTGCATTGGTCAAGTGCGGGCTGGAGCCGATGTTATACATCCCTCCGCCGGATCCTGCTGTGTTTCCTGAAATGATCAGATTGGTCAGGACAGGATCGGAAGCAAGGTTGTAAATTCCGCCTCCGGCAATAACCTCTACCGTCTGGCCATTGACCGCAATGGTGCCGCTTCCGGTTGCGTTTCCCCGGGTGATGATAAAGCCATTGAGCAGCGCGCTGCCTACGTCCCCTGCTGAAATCACCACATGGTGCGCATTATCGGCAATATTATTTAGTGTGCCGATATCGCCACTCAGAACCGTGGGGTTGGCCGCCCAGTTCCTGGTGTCCATCGTGCCGGCGCCGGCAGCAGGATCAAAGCCACCGTAAAGCTGCACGTTTTTCACCATCACAAAGGCGTTATTCCGGTCATTAATTGCTTTACGATTGTCATGGGCCCTGTATTCGGGGAAGTAGGTGCCTTTTGCGACGTAAATGCGCAGGCTGCCACTTTCCCAGATGGCCGCATTACCCCGTGCAAAGTGCAAAGCATCCGACAGTTGAGGCA is a window from the Anseongella ginsenosidimutans genome containing:
- a CDS encoding choice-of-anchor Q domain-containing protein — encoded protein: MGGATSWNTDWGTDGGNNIITTSNPFTDAANGDFSLKPGAAAINGGSNTLYTDAGGNLANNKDLAGNARVYDLTNGGIVDMGAYEFQGNPLRPDANGILYVDSAAAPGGDGSSWATALKNLSDALKWARQQHDADNNWLQNDPLRIFIAKGTYKPLYNAEDGAYTTDGSRDNAFVMVKNVQLYGGFPDTGNPGFDDRDWNANPTILSGDIGAADNNSDNTYHVVLSAGDVGNALINGFTITGGNATGSGTITVNGQTVQVIAGGGIYNLASAPALTNLIISGNTAGSGGGMYNISSSPHLTNAAISGNSAGTNGGGIRNFNGSDPVLTNVTIAGNTTAGSGGGMANNASSPSVNNSILYGNTAATGNNIINTTGSANTFRYSLMEGNNSWDSDWGTDGGGNIITNASPFADAANGDFSLASNSPAINTGDNSVNSATTDLANNPRIFGAAIDMGAYEDQRPVVIHPDANGIIYVDSAAAPGGDGSSWATALASFDIALASAEAINAAAAGSPADSVRQIWVAKGTYQPSNGIPFLIKTALEIYGGFAGTEQSLSDRNLSAGNKSILKGNDGSVVGNMNSTGLVVFDGFEVTGGNVSAGSVGGIGNSAGKMIISNCIVSNNFAGLQAGGIGNDAGDLTVINSVIINNTAEYGGGIYNNFFGKLTVINCVFANNTAQYGGAVYIDEPLFTIPSISNSILWGNTTTADNNHVTGYAGAKPIVTYSIVEGGYTGTGNLDIDPQFADPAARNYRLRITSPGVNTGLNDSIPAWNSTDLAGNPRIYDEIGGGTVDMGAYEYQGMPVTPGTGNILYVNQSVSGGNGSGDSWANAIPELADALKWARQQHDADNNWLLNDSLRIFIAKGTYKPLYSAEDGGYTADGGRDNAFVMVKNVKLYGGFPDTGNPGISDRDWDANPTILSGDIGTADDNSDNTYHVVVSGGDVGNACLNGLVISGGNANGAFSITVNGLGSSRRDGGGILNSSSSPAILNTSISNNSANYGGGIGNLYSSSSPTILNTSISNNSALNGGGMYNLGSSPTILNTTISNNSANYGGGMGNSNSSPTILNTTISNNSAEYDGGGMYNDSSSPVVNNSIVFGNKLADASVSDILNENASTPVFKYSLVGGAASWNADWGTDRRNNIVTTSNPFADTANADFSLKPGAAAINGGNNTLYTDAGGDLDNDTDLAGNARVYDLAGGGIVDMGAYEYQGTPVTPGTGNILYVNQNVSGGNGSGDSWANAIPELADALKWARQQHDADGNWLQNDSLRIFIAKGTYMPLYSAADGSYTADGGRDNAFVMVKNVKLYGGFPDTGNPGLSDRDWDANPTILNGDIGTADDNSDNSYHVVISAGDVGNAGPNGLIISGGNADGENRIKVNGLLTLRRYGGGMINLNSSPTILNTSISNNSAGNIGGGMYNINSSPIILNTTISNNSTQVSAGGMYNLNSSPTILNTIISNNSAQTGGGGIENNVTSFPIIVNTIISNNVTQTGGGGMQNNGGTPAVINSIVFGNTLADASVSNISNNFSTPVFKYSLIGGATSWNTDWGTDGGNNIVTTSNPFADTANADFRLVPGPAVDGGSNTLYTDAGGDLADDTDLAGNARVYDLTGGGIVDMGAYEYQGACPDILIAEQPLERTVCFGTETSFSLEATGGDLTYQWQFSSDGGTTFTDLEENTVYSGVATATLTIAAAASETAGLYRCLISNECSTLESDAAALGVTLVEITGTPPAGTVDVAYNFTFSVSGRSEPYTWSVSQGELPDWLELNTETGEISGIPESAGDVTFTLQAEDASGCAATLAVNLTIASGEAPVITFPEMEAVVYGAADFAPGASASGNNEVEYVSSNENVAVITSEGLIRIIGAGTTDITASLPEDPNYEDAVPVTRELLVNPAALTITANNDSKTFDGTPYSGGGGITIIGWQYDDTDALLTGTVSYSGDSQGAISVGTYEIIPEGFDPLNNYTFDYQPGILTIIPAGNVVINFPELEDVVYGAADFNPSASSSDSRQVEYASSNPDVAVITSEGFLQIIGAGTTEITASLPEDPNYDDATPVTHELVVNPATLTITANDDSKTYDGTAYTGGNGATVTGWQYDDTDALLEGTLSYSGSSQSAVDAGVYEIIPSGYEPLENYLFEYRPGTLTITPAGQAAITFSELEQVVYGAPDFDAGAISSDGREVGYTSSNENVAVITSDDLIRIIGAGTTEITASLSEDPNYEDAAPVTRELVVNPATLTVTAADDSRTYDGTAYNGGNGVTITGWQYEDTDALLGGHWVTAETRKAPPQSGNMKLFLPGIHPLTTTLLTTNPAR